Proteins found in one archaeon genomic segment:
- a CDS encoding S9 family peptidase translates to MTLRLKRDEYAWMEDLTDPRVASWARSQDKVARASVRKDSAVLYKRMREYYKLPIARSIEATKDGYVFFYSDERSYKVVLIRRDGSRTKLADSAGMGKDTVIQGLQARGEGGVYALHTSVGGSDEGVVDFIDYKAEEKLDSLRGHIGSVVWLKGSAIYYVRSYRKGKTPDGVKPPADRVFLRKNGREEMVFGKGLKTDTFIGLKKSGDGTRALVDLAFGWTRSTPVAGRVGEPDHWAPLLEKNASIVTHIGYKGGKHYLLSFRESNGSVVTATSGSARSVVAEGKAPLQDATLVGDELLCTYLEDASIRMRLFNLDGRAGKKLEFETPGSLAAFGTPSSYGSEAVFVFTSFALPYRIYRLSKGRMDVIASEELKGRFKVENRSAKSKDGTRVHYFMATKDRRPTKGVLLFGYGGFRVSLMPTFNPSYIPLLEDGIAYGVANLRGGLEDGEGWHKAGMREKKHHVFEDYIAVLESLKQRGDRVVGFGRSNGGLLMGTTMNWRPDLFAGVIIGYPVLDMLAFHRLLAGKAWVPEYGDPDDPKDARFLASYSPYQNLDEKKHYPPVFIYTGLKDDRVHPGHAFKFQARLKDMGVDSTMRVEVQSGHIGTTPEARIREEADKLAFAYKALGIRASKKAVSR, encoded by the coding sequence GTGACTCTGCGCCTGAAGCGCGATGAGTATGCTTGGATGGAGGACCTCACCGACCCTCGGGTCGCGTCCTGGGCTAGGAGTCAAGACAAGGTCGCACGGGCTTCGGTAAGAAAGGACTCGGCCGTCCTCTACAAGCGGATGAGGGAGTACTACAAGCTCCCCATCGCAAGGTCGATCGAGGCGACGAAGGACGGCTACGTATTCTTCTATTCCGACGAGCGGTCCTACAAGGTAGTCCTGATCCGGCGCGACGGGTCGAGGACCAAGCTGGCGGATTCGGCCGGGATGGGCAAGGACACTGTGATACAGGGCCTCCAGGCGCGGGGTGAAGGTGGAGTCTACGCTCTCCACACTTCCGTAGGGGGCAGCGACGAGGGCGTCGTCGACTTCATCGACTACAAGGCCGAGGAGAAACTCGACTCGCTAAGGGGGCACATCGGATCTGTCGTGTGGCTCAAGGGCTCGGCAATCTATTACGTGCGCTCGTACAGGAAGGGGAAGACCCCGGACGGGGTCAAGCCGCCAGCGGACAGGGTCTTTCTCAGAAAGAACGGAAGAGAAGAGATGGTATTCGGAAAGGGGTTGAAGACAGACACCTTCATCGGTTTGAAGAAGTCGGGAGACGGCACAAGAGCGCTCGTGGACCTTGCCTTCGGATGGACCAGAAGCACACCAGTGGCTGGAAGGGTAGGGGAGCCTGACCATTGGGCCCCGCTGCTTGAGAAGAATGCCTCGATCGTCACGCACATCGGCTACAAGGGCGGCAAGCACTACCTCCTTTCCTTCAGGGAGAGCAACGGCTCAGTAGTGACTGCGACATCTGGCTCAGCGAGAAGTGTCGTGGCAGAGGGCAAGGCCCCACTGCAGGACGCCACTCTCGTGGGTGACGAATTACTTTGCACGTACCTGGAGGACGCGTCGATTCGCATGAGGCTTTTCAACCTCGACGGCAGAGCGGGGAAGAAGCTCGAGTTCGAGACGCCCGGCTCTTTGGCGGCCTTCGGCACTCCCAGCTCCTACGGGTCGGAGGCGGTCTTCGTCTTCACGTCGTTTGCCCTTCCCTACAGGATCTACAGGCTCTCCAAGGGACGGATGGACGTCATCGCCTCGGAGGAACTCAAAGGCAGATTCAAGGTAGAAAACCGGTCCGCGAAGTCGAAGGACGGCACCAGGGTCCACTACTTCATGGCCACCAAGGACCGGAGGCCTACCAAAGGAGTACTCCTCTTCGGCTACGGGGGGTTCAGGGTCTCGTTGATGCCGACGTTCAACCCGAGCTACATACCCCTGCTCGAGGACGGCATCGCGTATGGGGTGGCCAATCTGAGGGGTGGCCTCGAGGATGGGGAAGGATGGCACAAGGCAGGTATGAGGGAGAAGAAGCATCACGTCTTCGAGGATTACATCGCAGTCCTGGAGTCGCTCAAGCAGAGGGGGGACCGGGTGGTCGGCTTCGGGAGGAGCAACGGAGGCCTGCTGATGGGGACCACGATGAACTGGCGCCCTGACCTCTTCGCCGGAGTCATAATCGGCTATCCCGTCCTTGACATGCTAGCCTTCCACAGGCTCCTTGCTGGGAAGGCCTGGGTGCCTGAATATGGGGACCCAGACGACCCCAAGGACGCGAGGTTCCTCGCTTCATACTCGCCCTACCAGAACCTCGACGAGAAGAAACACTACCCTCCGGTCTTCATCTACACCGGTCTGAAGGACGACCGCGTCCACCCAGGACATGCCTTCAAGTTCCAGGCCAGGTTGAAAGACATGGGAGTCGATTCTACGATGCGGGTAGAGGTCCAGTCCGGGCACATCGGCACCACGCCGGAGGCGAGGATCAGGGAGGAGGCGGACAAGCTCGCCTTCGCGTACAAGGCCCTGGGAATCCGGGCGTCCAAGAAAGCAGTCTCCAGATAG
- a CDS encoding ATP-binding cassette domain-containing protein, whose protein sequence is MENAVETTDLTKSYGNVKALDGLNLNVRRGEILVILGPNGSGKTTLLHLLSTVLKPSAGTAKVMGYDIIKQPLKVREVIGISFQEPRGFWRHKPYHILSFHASIYGLKGEERERIVDETLRQFDLWSSRNKRFMELSGGQGKRLEVAKLFVHRPGVAVFDEPTAMVDLEGKRMIWDRIRALREAGSTIIVATNEVREAEYLADRISIMKSGKQLVIENLRTLKDSITGGDVVEVGLSAAITEQTVKVISEVPGTVRVLQESENVLKAFVNRSEDWLPQMMPSVQSLGAKVTSIRVSEPSLDDVFLHYTGKQVVEQNA, encoded by the coding sequence TTGGAAAACGCTGTCGAAACCACCGACCTGACAAAGTCCTACGGCAACGTGAAGGCCTTGGACGGCCTCAACCTCAACGTGAGGCGAGGGGAGATTCTGGTCATCCTCGGGCCCAACGGGTCCGGAAAGACCACCCTATTGCACCTGCTCTCGACTGTCCTCAAGCCTTCGGCCGGGACGGCGAAGGTGATGGGCTATGACATCATCAAACAGCCTCTCAAGGTGAGAGAGGTGATTGGCATCTCCTTCCAGGAGCCACGCGGCTTCTGGCGGCACAAGCCTTACCACATCCTTTCGTTTCATGCGTCGATCTACGGTCTCAAAGGCGAAGAGAGGGAACGGATAGTGGACGAGACGCTCCGTCAGTTCGACCTCTGGTCCTCGCGTAACAAGAGATTCATGGAGCTGTCGGGCGGTCAGGGGAAGAGGCTCGAGGTAGCGAAGCTCTTCGTCCACAGGCCGGGCGTCGCGGTCTTCGACGAGCCCACCGCGATGGTGGACTTGGAAGGGAAGAGGATGATCTGGGACAGGATCAGGGCTCTCCGCGAAGCAGGCTCCACTATCATAGTCGCGACCAACGAAGTCAGGGAAGCGGAGTACCTTGCTGACCGGATCAGCATCATGAAGAGTGGGAAGCAGCTCGTGATTGAAAACCTGAGGACGCTCAAGGACAGCATAACCGGAGGCGACGTCGTCGAGGTCGGGCTCTCGGCGGCGATAACTGAGCAGACGGTCAAGGTCATCTCTGAGGTCCCCGGGACCGTCAGGGTGCTTCAGGAGTCAGAGAACGTACTGAAGGCTTTCGTCAACAGGTCAGAGGACTGGCTCCCGCAGATGATGCCGTCGGTGCAGTCGCTCGGAGCCAAGGTCACCTCGATCAGGGTCTCGGAGCCTTCGCTGGACGACGTTTTCCTGCACTACACAGGAAAGCAGGTGGTCGAACAGAATGCGTGA
- a CDS encoding ABC transporter permease, with amino-acid sequence MRELFSLLRFDMKENFDSIPWTVYFWLFFAFQYFIYGQLVSRLVVSLNDYYLYYGTGLLIIMTFNVATWAGRRFVESAHEGRLRYILSLPIRRGELFLEQLLLGLVSNLVRIGPPLVLILVVNGMPWWVLLSSIAVLLAMSVGIMGIMISLSFIAFKSFDIYSAIIAGLSALLIRFSTILYPLTFMPRAYAGPSLANPLTYGADLLRSAMSIDVGSLLNPGVSTFVVVAVGVCTLTLGMVLVPRTLEGVKSS; translated from the coding sequence ATGCGTGAGCTCTTCTCCCTTCTGAGGTTCGACATGAAGGAGAACTTCGACTCCATCCCGTGGACGGTCTACTTCTGGCTCTTCTTCGCCTTCCAATACTTCATCTACGGACAGCTCGTATCCAGGCTGGTCGTCTCGCTCAACGACTACTACCTGTACTACGGAACGGGCCTGCTCATCATCATGACATTCAACGTGGCCACATGGGCGGGAAGGAGGTTCGTCGAGAGTGCGCACGAGGGAAGGCTGAGGTACATACTCTCTCTGCCCATCAGACGTGGAGAGCTCTTCCTTGAGCAGCTCTTGCTGGGCCTTGTGTCCAACCTCGTCAGGATAGGGCCTCCCCTCGTACTGATACTGGTGGTCAACGGGATGCCCTGGTGGGTCCTGCTCTCCTCAATCGCGGTCCTCCTCGCGATGAGTGTCGGGATAATGGGGATAATGATCTCCCTCTCCTTCATCGCCTTCAAGTCCTTCGACATCTACAGCGCGATCATCGCGGGCCTCAGCGCCCTGCTGATTCGGTTCAGCACCATCCTGTATCCCCTCACCTTCATGCCGAGGGCCTACGCAGGGCCTTCGCTGGCCAACCCCCTCACCTATGGCGCAGACCTGCTCCGGAGCGCCATGAGCATCGATGTTGGTTCGCTCCTCAACCCTGGAGTCTCCACCTTCGTGGTCGTAGCAGTGGGCGTCTGCACCCTCACCCTGGGGATGGTCCTGGTCCCTCGGACCCTTGAAGGGGTAAAGTCTTCATGA
- a CDS encoding UPF0147 family protein: MSAKLKKQQENDAKMAKATVSLNQIADSNITPRNIRKIVKDSILMLQDAKQSVAVRAANAISLLDEVAQDPNMPSFARVTLWSAVSELESIREQ; encoded by the coding sequence ATGAGCGCCAAGTTGAAGAAGCAGCAGGAGAACGACGCAAAGATGGCCAAGGCCACCGTGAGCCTCAACCAGATAGCCGATTCTAACATCACGCCCAGGAACATCAGGAAGATCGTCAAGGACTCGATACTGATGCTCCAGGATGCGAAGCAGAGCGTGGCGGTAAGGGCCGCCAACGCAATCAGCCTCCTCGACGAGGTGGCACAGGACCCGAACATGCCCTCCTTCGCGAGGGTCACGCTTTGGTCAGCCGTCTCGGAATTGGAATCGATACGCGAGCAGTAA
- a CDS encoding redoxin domain-containing protein — translation MALRIGQKVPDFALPDSDGKALSLDELTEQGSLLIAFFPFAFSGTCDKEMCTFRDGFGTLESSGSRLVGISVDSVYSLRAFSQTYGLQFPLLSDFNKKVTKLYGVLQDPWVGLSYKGVAKRSVFLVDKKGILRYRWVTDVPSEEPPYPEVMRAVQKLSP, via the coding sequence TTGGCGCTGAGGATAGGACAGAAGGTCCCAGACTTCGCGCTCCCCGACAGTGATGGGAAGGCGCTATCCTTGGATGAACTGACGGAGCAAGGCAGCCTCTTGATTGCGTTCTTTCCATTCGCCTTCTCTGGCACCTGCGACAAAGAAATGTGCACGTTCCGGGATGGCTTCGGGACGCTTGAAAGCTCAGGCTCCAGACTGGTCGGGATCAGCGTCGACAGTGTCTACTCCCTGAGGGCCTTCTCCCAGACGTACGGCCTGCAGTTCCCTCTGCTCAGCGACTTCAACAAGAAGGTCACGAAGCTCTACGGAGTCCTCCAGGACCCCTGGGTGGGGCTCTCGTACAAAGGGGTCGCGAAGAGGTCGGTCTTCCTGGTCGACAAGAAGGGCATCCTGCGGTACAGGTGGGTCACAGACGTCCCCTCGGAGGAGCCGCCCTACCCGGAGGTCATGAGAGCGGTCCAGAAACTGTCACCGTAG
- a CDS encoding iron-sulfur cluster assembly accessory protein, which translates to MVELTEKAAEELKLYLGRQGKPEAALRIFVTAGGCSGLSYGMVVDDKLTDDDFVINFNGARVAVDRSSAPFISGSTIDYKSEKLMGGGFVVTNPNAVSTCGCGESFKTA; encoded by the coding sequence ATAGTCGAGCTGACCGAGAAGGCTGCAGAGGAACTGAAGCTCTACCTCGGGAGGCAGGGCAAGCCGGAGGCAGCACTGCGAATCTTCGTGACCGCCGGAGGCTGTTCGGGGCTCTCTTACGGGATGGTCGTGGACGACAAGCTCACTGACGACGACTTTGTGATCAACTTCAACGGCGCCAGGGTCGCGGTGGACAGGTCGAGCGCACCGTTCATTTCAGGTTCGACCATCGACTACAAGTCCGAGAAGCTGATGGGTGGCGGGTTCGTCGTGACCAACCCAAACGCTGTCTCGACCTGCGGTTGCGGCGAATCGTTCAAGACCGCATAA
- a CDS encoding dienelactone hydrolase family protein, whose translation MARNSPTRAKPDYSFSPKGASSCVVVFHEVWGLVSHTQDVCKRLGKLGFAARAPNMYSEHDDILTPDKIQKTMEGVWELTLEERRDRVKVAKVLEEKGVAAEIKEVAAVLYDKRFRDRLLAKAVAAVEEASKEYDRVSTLGFCMGGGLALKSATKSRHLTSAVGFYGEPPASEDVSRITVPVLALYAATDEIINSKAPAFVEAMLGAGKDLTLKTYPKTKHGFFNDTRKAVFDRRAAVESWDLTRWFLERTLGRH comes from the coding sequence TTGGCGAGGAATTCGCCGACCCGGGCCAAACCTGACTATTCATTCTCTCCAAAGGGTGCCTCCTCATGTGTGGTCGTGTTCCACGAGGTCTGGGGGCTCGTCTCCCACACTCAGGACGTCTGTAAACGCTTAGGCAAACTTGGGTTTGCAGCTAGGGCGCCGAACATGTACAGCGAGCACGACGACATCCTCACGCCCGACAAGATCCAGAAGACCATGGAAGGGGTCTGGGAGCTGACTCTGGAGGAGAGGCGGGATAGGGTGAAGGTCGCAAAAGTCCTCGAGGAGAAGGGAGTGGCTGCAGAAATCAAGGAGGTGGCGGCTGTGCTCTATGACAAGCGGTTCAGGGACCGCCTCCTGGCGAAGGCTGTCGCCGCGGTCGAGGAAGCGAGCAAGGAGTACGACAGGGTCTCGACCCTGGGGTTCTGCATGGGCGGAGGCCTTGCCCTCAAGTCGGCCACCAAGAGCAGGCACCTGACTTCGGCAGTGGGCTTCTACGGGGAGCCGCCCGCCTCGGAGGACGTGAGCAGGATTACAGTCCCGGTCTTGGCGCTCTACGCGGCGACCGACGAGATAATCAATTCGAAGGCCCCCGCGTTCGTGGAGGCGATGCTCGGGGCAGGGAAGGACCTGACCCTGAAGACCTACCCGAAGACGAAGCATGGCTTCTTCAACGACACGAGGAAGGCGGTCTTCGACAGGCGGGCGGCCGTCGAGTCGTGGGACCTGACGAGGTGGTTCCTTGAGAGAACGCTCGGAAGACACTGA
- a CDS encoding FAD-dependent thymidylate synthase: MKVSLVWSSPKPERTIATAMRRCYSAKTIEDIETELDQKGPTYWRFLLTKALQDKSLDVLEHYTMTMLVEGADETEVGALVRSYPYLRTTRLKGSDWLVSLNARTLVEVWKDGHAKPFAEAFVAELDAKGTSPLFNELAFGEKIHAS, translated from the coding sequence TTGAAGGTCTCTCTCGTCTGGTCTTCCCCCAAGCCGGAGAGGACGATAGCGACAGCGATGAGACGATGCTACAGCGCCAAGACGATCGAAGATATTGAAACCGAGCTGGATCAAAAGGGTCCCACCTACTGGAGGTTTCTCCTCACCAAGGCCCTGCAGGACAAGTCCCTGGACGTCCTCGAGCATTACACGATGACCATGCTGGTCGAAGGAGCCGACGAGACCGAAGTGGGGGCCCTCGTCCGCAGCTACCCCTATCTCCGAACCACGCGCCTCAAAGGGTCGGACTGGCTGGTGTCGCTCAATGCCAGGACCTTGGTGGAGGTATGGAAGGACGGGCACGCCAAGCCCTTCGCGGAGGCCTTCGTCGCGGAGCTGGACGCGAAGGGTACCTCTCCTCTGTTCAACGAGCTTGCGTTCGGTGAGAAGATCCATGCGAGTTAA
- the thyX gene encoding FAD-dependent thymidylate synthase, producing the protein MRVKLLYHTDLGALKAVLSSKGIPFEPEALMDHVVYMFEIEDCSRITTHQLVRHRVASYDQESQRFSAATREGVVTPKSIESNEAAYKAFDEALKAVYASYEKMAAAGVPKEDARYILPGGIKTKLVMTLSARSLMHMVWQRTALQAQWEIRELAETLLSQAREATPDLWTKIIER; encoded by the coding sequence ATGCGAGTTAAGCTGCTCTACCACACCGACCTCGGGGCCCTGAAGGCAGTCCTCTCCTCCAAGGGTATTCCCTTCGAGCCTGAGGCTCTGATGGACCACGTAGTGTACATGTTCGAGATCGAGGACTGCAGCAGGATTACGACCCACCAGCTGGTCCGCCACAGAGTCGCGTCCTACGACCAGGAGTCGCAGAGATTCTCCGCGGCGACCAGGGAGGGAGTCGTGACCCCCAAGAGCATCGAGTCGAACGAGGCGGCCTACAAGGCCTTCGACGAGGCCCTCAAGGCTGTCTATGCCTCCTACGAGAAGATGGCCGCGGCCGGGGTCCCGAAGGAGGACGCGAGGTACATCCTCCCAGGGGGGATCAAGACCAAGCTCGTGATGACCCTGAGCGCCCGGAGCCTGATGCATATGGTCTGGCAGCGGACGGCGCTTCAAGCCCAGTGGGAGATCAGGGAGCTCGCGGAGACTCTCCTCAGCCAGGCCCGCGAAGCCACGCCAGACCTCTGGACCAAGATCATAGAGAGATAG
- a CDS encoding DNA-directed DNA polymerase II small subunit produces MSESKIVARVLASGYMLDAKAFEMISGLPSEVDAEVLVEKLLEQKAADKREAKVITEEDVASIIPRQEPPPAPEEQALPDDESRLEVISDPTQSIAPSEGYEGFGKLFLDRYERLYSIIKARLDTKGTASVSAAKGLQQGKKAKVAGLLADRSSRRGVVELKIDDPTGTLKVVCQDPLAEKAALEAPLDSMVVVEVTRAKSGQLLAGSLVLPDIASRRPVSSSHRAYAVLLSDLHIGSRKFLADDFNRFILWLKGGLGDADLVNRIKYLVIAGDLVDGVGVYPGQEFQLAEKDPKNQYEMAAELLKQVPPHIQIILSPGNHDAVRQALPQPAVSVDLAESLYAMDNVRWVGDPSYVKLNGVMFLVYHGKSLDDVIATTPDLTYDKPTEAMKLLLRSRHLSPTYGKRTALSPESRDFMVVDPVPDVLHVGHVHTYGELNYRGTLLVNSGTWQAQTSFQSNMGLEPTPSIVPILDLSTMKTVRRNFGAAGF; encoded by the coding sequence ATGTCTGAATCGAAGATTGTCGCAAGAGTCCTCGCATCGGGCTACATGCTGGACGCCAAGGCCTTCGAGATGATCAGCGGGCTTCCCTCGGAGGTCGATGCCGAAGTCCTGGTGGAGAAGCTCCTCGAGCAGAAGGCGGCGGACAAGCGAGAGGCGAAGGTCATCACCGAAGAGGACGTCGCGAGCATCATTCCACGGCAAGAGCCTCCCCCGGCGCCCGAAGAGCAGGCCTTGCCTGACGACGAGAGTCGACTCGAAGTGATCAGCGACCCCACCCAGTCGATAGCCCCGTCAGAGGGGTACGAGGGGTTCGGCAAGCTCTTCCTCGACAGGTACGAGCGCCTCTACTCGATCATCAAGGCCAGGCTCGACACCAAGGGCACTGCGAGCGTGAGTGCGGCCAAGGGCCTCCAGCAGGGAAAGAAGGCCAAGGTCGCGGGCCTCCTCGCAGACAGGTCCAGCAGGCGCGGAGTCGTGGAGCTGAAGATTGACGACCCGACAGGGACCCTCAAGGTCGTCTGCCAGGACCCACTCGCAGAGAAGGCGGCCCTCGAGGCGCCCCTCGACAGCATGGTCGTCGTCGAAGTGACAAGGGCCAAGTCCGGCCAGCTCCTCGCCGGCTCCCTCGTGCTCCCGGACATCGCCAGCAGGCGTCCCGTCTCGTCTTCTCATAGGGCCTACGCTGTCCTGCTCTCCGACCTCCACATCGGGAGTAGAAAGTTCCTCGCGGACGACTTCAACCGCTTCATCCTCTGGCTGAAGGGAGGCCTGGGGGACGCCGACCTAGTCAACCGCATCAAGTACCTGGTGATCGCCGGCGACCTAGTCGACGGAGTCGGGGTCTATCCCGGCCAGGAGTTCCAGCTCGCTGAGAAGGACCCGAAGAATCAGTACGAGATGGCCGCTGAGCTCCTCAAGCAGGTCCCCCCTCACATCCAGATCATACTCTCGCCTGGGAACCACGACGCAGTCCGTCAGGCCCTGCCCCAGCCTGCGGTCTCTGTCGACCTGGCCGAATCGCTCTACGCGATGGACAACGTGCGCTGGGTCGGGGACCCTTCCTACGTCAAGCTCAACGGCGTCATGTTCCTGGTGTACCATGGGAAGAGCCTCGACGACGTCATCGCCACAACGCCCGACTTGACTTACGACAAGCCGACAGAGGCGATGAAGTTACTCCTGCGTTCGCGGCACCTGTCACCTACGTACGGGAAGAGGACCGCCCTCTCCCCCGAGTCCAGAGACTTCATGGTGGTGGACCCGGTCCCCGATGTACTCCACGTGGGTCACGTCCACACGTATGGGGAGCTGAACTACAGGGGGACGCTACTCGTGAATTCAGGGACCTGGCAGGCGCAGACCAGCTTCCAGTCGAACATGGGCCTTGAGCCTACGCCCTCTATCGTGCCGATACTCGACCTTTCGACTATGAAGACCGTCAGGCGGAACTTCGGGGCCGCTGGATTCTAG
- a CDS encoding orc1/cdc6 family replication initiation protein has protein sequence MPAGIEEIFRRAKEGKALFADRNALSPDYVPDRLPFRDSQTSEVAEVLAPVLHGSKPSNLLLYGKTGTGKTAVARYVLSKLEKEADRKNLIVAYVNTRLANTEYRALAELGQATGVQIPFTGLSIGEVVSRIFREIKARGIHTVLVLDEIDYLVKTFGDGILYEFTRSSERLAPGFLSLVGISNDLKFKEGLDPRVLSSLSEEELVFPPYTVEELREILTERARVAFRPSVASPAAINICAAMAGSEHGDARRAIDLLRIAGEVAEREGLREIDDSCIRRASDKMEHDRVEEAIRSLPVHNKVILMAVSRFKGGTNTGNLYIAYNDLCRKAGMEVLTQRRVSGILAELDLLGLIEASVVSKGRRGRTKRIQLLIPSETLEKTLSEDTTFGRTV, from the coding sequence TTGCCTGCCGGGATTGAGGAGATTTTCCGAAGAGCGAAGGAAGGAAAGGCCCTATTCGCTGACCGCAACGCCTTGAGTCCGGATTACGTCCCAGACAGGTTGCCCTTTCGTGACTCACAGACCAGCGAGGTCGCAGAGGTCCTGGCTCCAGTTCTTCACGGATCAAAGCCCTCTAACTTGTTGCTTTACGGAAAGACCGGCACAGGTAAGACCGCTGTCGCAAGGTACGTTCTCTCCAAACTCGAGAAGGAGGCCGATCGGAAGAACCTCATCGTGGCCTATGTCAACACCCGGCTTGCCAACACCGAATACAGGGCCTTGGCGGAGCTCGGCCAAGCCACCGGGGTCCAGATACCCTTCACGGGCTTGTCAATCGGGGAAGTCGTGTCGAGGATCTTCAGGGAAATCAAAGCGAGGGGCATTCACACGGTCCTGGTTCTCGACGAGATCGACTATTTGGTCAAGACATTCGGCGACGGGATACTCTACGAGTTCACGAGGTCCAGCGAGAGGCTCGCGCCTGGGTTCCTGTCCCTCGTGGGCATATCCAACGACCTGAAGTTCAAGGAAGGCCTGGACCCACGGGTCCTGAGCAGCCTTAGCGAAGAGGAGCTCGTCTTCCCGCCCTACACTGTGGAGGAGCTGAGGGAAATTCTCACGGAGAGGGCCAGGGTCGCGTTCAGGCCTTCAGTGGCTTCGCCGGCGGCGATTAACATCTGCGCTGCGATGGCGGGGTCTGAGCACGGAGACGCGAGGCGGGCCATAGACCTCCTGAGGATCGCTGGCGAGGTCGCAGAGAGAGAGGGCCTGAGGGAGATCGACGACTCGTGCATACGCAGGGCCTCCGACAAGATGGAGCACGACAGGGTTGAGGAGGCGATCCGGTCCCTGCCCGTCCACAACAAGGTGATACTCATGGCGGTCTCGAGGTTCAAAGGAGGGACCAACACCGGGAACCTCTACATCGCATACAACGACCTATGCAGGAAGGCGGGGATGGAGGTCCTGACCCAGAGGAGAGTCAGCGGGATACTGGCGGAGCTGGACCTCCTGGGCCTGATTGAGGCGTCGGTCGTCAGCAAGGGGCGCAGGGGGAGGACGAAGCGGATCCAGCTGCTGATCCCGAGCGAGACCTTGGAGAAGACACTCTCCGAGGACACGACCTTCGGCAGGACCGTCTAG
- a CDS encoding BlaI/MecI/CopY family transcriptional regulator, whose protein sequence is MRKRIKIELEDEEGTKYTLALEGKVSRDKLMKAMDMLEVMDVPLDHSYKAPDEGTFFGKVTALLDSEFAAGEFSSSDVARAFEEKHNQPVKLSTISTYLARLAEKQFIKRERFGNSWVYRRVYLKTNQVAER, encoded by the coding sequence TTGCGCAAGCGAATCAAGATCGAGTTGGAGGACGAAGAGGGAACAAAGTACACGCTTGCGTTGGAAGGAAAGGTCTCGCGCGACAAACTGATGAAAGCCATGGACATGCTCGAGGTCATGGACGTCCCGCTCGACCACTCGTACAAGGCCCCGGACGAGGGAACCTTCTTCGGGAAGGTGACAGCCCTGCTGGACTCCGAGTTCGCTGCAGGCGAGTTCTCGTCCTCTGACGTGGCCCGGGCCTTCGAAGAGAAGCACAACCAGCCGGTCAAGCTCAGCACGATCTCGACGTACCTGGCCAGGCTCGCGGAGAAGCAGTTCATCAAGAGAGAACGCTTCGGGAACTCCTGGGTCTACAGAAGGGTGTACCTGAAGACCAACCAAGTGGCTGAAAGGTAA
- a CDS encoding type II toxin-antitoxin system VapC family toxin: MPRPYVIDTFAWIEYFAGSVQGQKAQPYIEGPELITPSIVVAEFTDKYTREGLDPSAKLAFIRTRSMISGLDDQVAEEAGRLSASRRKKVPGWGLVDSVVLATARSLGSKVVTGDAHFAGLDETVMI; the protein is encoded by the coding sequence ATGCCCAGGCCCTACGTAATCGACACCTTCGCCTGGATTGAGTACTTCGCTGGCTCGGTCCAAGGCCAGAAGGCTCAGCCTTACATCGAGGGGCCCGAGCTGATCACGCCGTCCATAGTCGTCGCGGAGTTCACCGACAAGTACACCAGAGAGGGTCTGGACCCCTCGGCGAAGCTCGCCTTCATCAGGACGAGGTCAATGATCTCAGGGCTGGACGACCAGGTGGCGGAGGAGGCAGGGAGGCTCAGCGCGTCGAGGAGGAAGAAGGTCCCAGGGTGGGGCCTTGTCGACTCGGTGGTCCTGGCAACCGCAAGGTCACTAGGGTCGAAGGTGGTGACGGGCGACGCACACTTCGCAGGCCTTGATGAGACAGTGATGATCTAG